TTGACCCGCGCACCTTGCAGTTCATGCACCAGAAGCACCCGCACGTAAGGACCTCTCTGCTGGTAGAAAACAAGAAGTCATTGGAGGAGAATCTGAAAACGCTGGGCTATACTCCTACCATCTACAGCCCCAACTACAAGCTGGTGACGGCAGAGCTGGTAAAGAAATGCCATGACCTGGGTATGAAAGTGATTCCTTGGACGGTGAACACCACCGAGGAAATCAATCAAATGAAAGCACTGGGCGTGGATGGCATCATTTCTGATTACCCTAACCTGCTGGCCACTCAGCAACAATAAATTCAACGTATTCCCCTAATTTCCCTTTTATGACTACCAATCAAGTTTTACGCCCACTTTTCATATTCTTTTTCCTGCTTACAGGCACTGTGACCTTCGCACAGACCGAAACCCTGGAAAAAACCGCCAAGTATGACAGTACCTACCGTCCGGCCGCCTATGATTTAAAAGTAGAGCAGTTCAAGGCTTTCCCAAACTCTACTAAGGACATCATCTTCCTGGGCAACAGCCTCACCGCCAACACAGACTGGACCGAGCTCCTGCAGTTGCCCTCCGCCAGAAACCGCGGCATCTCCGGGGACATCACCTATGGCGTGCTGGAGCGCCTGGACGAGGTGATTGAAGGCAAGCCCGCCAAAGTCTTCATCCTCATCGGCATCAATGACATTTCACGCAACGTGCCAGATGCCTTGATCCTGAAGAACTACCAGAAGATGGTGAGCCGCATAAAGGCCGGATCGCCTAAGACCAGGATTTATCTGCAGACCCTGCTGCCCGTGAACAACACTTTTGACAAGTTCAAGAACCACTACAACAAAGACCAGCACATTGCCTTTGTAAACAAGGGTTTGAAGGAACTGGCCACCAAAGAGAAGGTCACCCTCATTGACCTGCACCCCCATTTCTTAGACACTGACAAGCGCCTGAAGAAGGAACTTACCCATGACGGCCTCCACCTGACCATGGCGGGCTACAACAAGTGGGCGGAGGTTTTGACCAAAGGCGGGTATTTGAAATAGCCTCTTAATGATTTTAAACAGGAATTCCGTTTGGGGCTGTTTTTGGTAAAACAGCCCCAAACGGAATTCTTTCATTTAGGAGTCTTGGCGATAGCTTACTTCACGCAACAAAAAAAGGCTGCCCTTTTCAGGGCAGCCTTTTCTATATCTGGTAAGTGATTGCTTATGCGTTGGTCAACTCACCTTTCAGGGCTTTCACCATGGTGTCACCAATTTCAGCGGGAGAGTCTACCACAAAGATACCGTTCTCACGCATGATCTTCATTTTAGCGGCCGCGGTATCATCGGCACCGCCGATGATGGCACCTGCGTGACCCATTCTACGCCCGGCGGGAGCAGTTTGGCCAGCAATGAAACCAACTACTGGTTTTTTGTTGCCGGTAGACCGGATGTACTCAGAAGCCACTGCCTCATAGTTACCGCCAATCTCACCAATCATCACAATGGCGTCAGTCTCAGGGTCTTCCATTAACAACTGTACCGCGTCTTTGGTCGGGGTCCCGATGATTGGGTCACCACCAATCCCGATGGCGGTAGAGATTCCTAAACCGGCTTTCACGATCTGGTCGGCGGCCTCATAGGTCAAGGTACCAGACTTAGAAACGATTCCGATTCTGCCTGGCTTGAACACGAAGCCTGGCATAATGCCTACTTTGGCTTCGCCTGGGGTGATCACACCCGGGCAGTTTGGCCCGATCAAGGTCACGTTCTTGCTTTTCAGGTAGTTTTTGGCAGCTACCATGTCTTTCACCGGAATACCTTCGGTGATACACACAATCACGGCAATACCGGCATCGGCGGCTTCCATGATGGCGTCTGCAGCGAAGGCCGGTGGCACGAAAATGATAGATACATTGGCACCGGTCTGCTTTACGGCATCGGCCACGGTGTTAAAAACCGGACGGTCTAAATGGGTAGTGCCCCCTTTGCCCGGCGTTACGCCACCTACCACGTTGGTACCGTACTCAATCATCTGCTGTGCGTGGAAAGAACCTTCTGAGCCGGTGAAGCCCTGCACAATCACCTTGGAATCTTTATTTACTAAAACACTCATGTGTAGTGGATTATGTGAGATGTACGCTCTAATTTGGAAACTGTACGCAAAAATAGGCTTTTTTGCTGCGCATCCAAACTAAGAAGAGGCAATAAAGCAGGCAGGCCGGGCATCTTCTGGATTGGGGCTGTTTCGGGGAAAACGGGCTGGGAAATGGGTAATAGGGCTAGATTAATATTAACTAAAGGCTATTCTTCTTACCTTAAGTAAAATTTACGCTCCCCAGATGAACCTGCGTACCCGTGCTGCTTTTGGCTTCCTGCTCCTGCTTACCTGCTGCCTGTTTCTGGCCCTGCCCACCCGGGCCCAGCAGAACCTGGCCAACAGCCGTACCACTAGCTTCTACACGTACGTCTATAAAATCACAGACGAAGAGGCCAGGCAGCTCTATGGGAAAGGCATGCACGCGGCCCGGGAAAGTTTTTTCCATTCCAAAATAGATTCCTTCCCTACGAGTCTGGCGTACCAAAAACGGTTGCCGCAGGGGCATTATCTGTATGCGCATTCCGCCGGGGCAGACCTGGAATATTCGCTCACCACCGTAACGCATTCCCACCTACAGCTATTAAAAAACCATGTAGACCTGGCAGCGGTGGTATATGACACGTTAGGGCAACCAATCTCTACCGCCCAGGTGAAGCTCAACAGGAAGACGGTGCCGTTTGATGCCGCCTCCCAAACCTACCGGCTGGCCCAACACAAGAAGGGCGGGCTCCTGTCTGTCACGCACCAGGGTTTCACCTTTTATGTGCCACTTGAAGGGAAAAAGAACAAGCCTCCCCTTTGGAAAATGATGGTCTACGGAAGACCCGTTTCCTATTTGTGGCAACCATTCCGGGATGTTTATTACAGCCTGAAATACCATAACCCTCAGGGCATGGTGCAAGACGTTTTCTCTCTCTTTGATGGTTCTTTTATTGAGGAATGGGAAGAAAACCGCAAACCAAAAGGCTTTCTGGCACTGAACAAGCCTATGTACCAGCCCGGCGACACAGTGCGCTACAAGGCATTCATACTAAAGAAAAACGGCAGGCCCTACCAAAAACCTTTAGTAGCTGAAATCTGGGGCGAAAGTAAAGCAAAACGGATAGGTACCCTTACCCCCTACCGGCCGGGGGCTTATGAAGGGTACTTTGTATTGCATGACTCCCTGCAGCTGCGCCTGGACAGGAACATTCACCTGGACTTGGTGCGTGAGAAGAAGTACGATGACCAGGATATTATCTCCACTAATTTCCGGTATGAAGATTATGAGCTGAAGGAAAACACCTTTACCCTCCGGCTGGAGCAAAAAGAATACTATGCCGGCACTACGAACAAGGTAATTATGCGGGGTGCAGATGCCAACGGCCTTACCCTTACCGGGGCCCGCGTGGAACTAACCGTTCTAACCAGGCAAGTCAAGTATACCAAAGAGGCAGTGCAGTTTATCCCTGACACGTTGTGGGTGCACCAACAGACCCTGGAGAATAGCGGGGAAACCACTATTGCCTTACCTGCCTCTATTTTTCCGAAGGCCAGGATAGAGTATGAGGTAGTGGCGGCTTTCCTGAATTCCAACAATGAGCGTACCGTGCAGAGTGCCAAGGGCACGTACTCTTTTGAGGCAGGGTACCTCCAACTCACGCTAAAGAATGACAGCGTGCTGGCGCAGTATAAAGAAGGGGAAAAATCGGTCCCAAAAGCGGCCACCCTGGTAACCTGGGACAGCCAGCATGAAAAGTTACAGACCCAACCGGTACAGCTTCCGGCGCTGCTTCCGCTTCAGGCTAATGCCCGGGAATATGAGCTTCGCGCCGATAAAATGAGGGTCACCTTGCCCCTTAAAAACGAAAGCGCCAACCTGCAATTTTACTCAGAACGCACGGGTGATTCCCTTTTCCTGACCCTCCAGAACCCCAGACGCCTGCCCTTCTGGTATTTTATTTACCGCAACAACCAATTGGTTGACCGGGGCCAGGACACTACCGCCCTATGGAACTACCACCGGAAGGCCAGTCACGAAGACCCCTATTACGCCTCAGTGCAGTACCTATGGGCGGGCCAGGTAGAGAGTGAGGAATACAACGCGCCCTTCCGGAAAAAGGAATTGGATATACAGGTAAACGCCCCTGCCACGGTGTATCCGGGGCAGCAGACCACCCTCACGCTGGAAGTGAAAGACGCTAAAGGAAAACCCGCGCCTGATGTAGACCTCACGGCTTATGCCCTTACCTCAAAGTTCAAAGATGCTTCCCCGCCAACGGTGCCATCTTTGGGGGTTTACCGAAGCAGAAAAAGTAAAAGCTCCTTCAAGATAAAGGAACCCGCTACCCATGGCGCCCAACTGCTGCAGTGGCAACATTGGCGGAAAGCCATGGGCCTGGACAGCCTTGCCTATTACCAACTGCTCTACCCAGAACAAGGGTTGTTCACCAACTACGCTTTTCCGCCGGACAGCCTAACTCAGTTCGCGCCGTTTGTGGTGGACTCTGGCCGGGTGGTACCAGTGCATGTGATTTACCTCAACCAGGTACCGGTTTATTTCTCTGGCACAGACGTGGTGCCGCCCTACTCTTTCCCCACAGACAGCGGATACCATCACCTCAAACTACGCACCGCCAAACACCTGATCACGGTAGACAGCGTGTACCTGAAGCATGGTCAAAAACTTATTCTCAGCATTGACCAGAATAAAATGCCTGGCTTGCTCAAAGCCGCGGAGAAAGGAAGACTCACCGATCTGGAGCAGGGCTACCTGAGCCAATACCTTTTGCCCGTGGAGCAGAACTTTACCCAAGGCCTCTCCTACCTCAGTCAGGGTCGGGTAGTGCAGTCCTTGCCTAACGGCGAAGACAGGGGCCCCTTTTATAAAACCTCCAGAAACGACGCAATTCTCGTTGGCCCTTTCAAGCCCACTTCGGTGCAGTTCCACTCTTATGGCAACTATACCACCAGCTTCACCCATGAAGGAAATTACCTCTACCGTTTTGAGCCTGGTTTACTGAAAATGCGCGAAAAACAGACCTTCCCCGGTAAGGTTGGGCTACCGTTTTTAAACACCTCTTACAAACTTTCCAGAACCACCCTGGCCGAAATCTCCCTCACTGAGGAACGCTTGCAACAGCAGTGGGAAACCACCCAAAGCGAATACTGGCTCTCAAAAACACTGGAACGCCAGGAGTACGGCACTAAGCCAGGCACCGGCCGGCTGCAATGGCAACTGGATTCCACTTTCCAGATCAGCCCCAGGTTTGTCTTTTTGTATAAGCCCAATGCCACCAACCAACAGATAAAGATGTACCCCGGGAGTGTGACCCAACTTCCGAAACTAGAGCCAATGGCATACCATCTGGTACTGGTTTTCCCGGATCATAGCCAGGTCAGCGCCCTGGTACAGGTAAAGTCAGACGGGGTGCTACGCCTTAATTTCACCAAGACCCAGCTAAAGCCTTCCACCTCTGAAACCAGAGCCCTGGAAAACTACCTACTTAAAAGCGCAGAGGCACTTAGACAGAGAAGTAATCCAGGGGCTATCCAGATGCCTGCGCCCACGCCTCCAGCGCCAGAGGTGTACAGAGGAAATTCGGCTTCCTTTTCAAACCAGGTGCGGGGCCGGGTGCTTGACCAATTCACTGGCGAACCCATGCCAGGGGTAACCGTGCACCTGAAGGGCACCAGCTCAGCCGCTGTAACAGATATGGAAGGAACCTACACCATAGATGCTCCTGCGGATGCCGTTTTGGTTTTCTCCTTTATTGGCTATGTTACCCAGGAAGTTCAGGTGAAAGGCAGCAACCGGATAGACGTTCAATTAAGGACAGATGCCAGGGCCTTGGATGAAGTGGTAGTGGTGGGCTATGGAGTTCAGACCAGAAGTTCGTTATCTGCTTCAGTTGTTACTATACATAACCAACTTAATGGCCGCGTTGCCGGAGTAGCTTTGACAGGCTCAACCAACTCTATCCGCATCAGGGGAGCCTCTTCTATCCAGGGCAATTCCCAGCCGCTTATCATTGTAGACGGTGTTCCATTCAGCGGGATCCTGTCTGACCTGCGTGCTGATGCCATAGCAACTACTACCACCCTGAAAGACGCTGCCGCAACCGCTATCTATGGTGCCGCCGGAGCCAACGGGGTGATCATCATCACCACCAAAAAAGGCAAAGCCAATGCCGCTCAAACCTTGCTTGCCAGTGCAGACACAGACGCCTCTGTCTCCATCAGAAGCTACTTCTCTGATTACTCCTTCTGGCAGCCGCGCTTAACCACAGACAAACAAGGCAAAGCCACGTTTCCGGTCACCTTCCCCGGCGATGTCACCAGCTGGAAAACCCACGTGCTGGCCATGGACGGTGGCAAACGCAGCGGCACCTCCTCCACGGAGATCAGGTCTTTCAAAGCCATAATGGCGACCTTGAGCGGACCCCGGTTTTTGATTGAAGGCGACAAGACCCAGATCATAGGAAAGGCCATGAACTACCTGCCAGACACCGCTACCGTACAAACCAGGTTTGCCTTCAACGGCCAAACCCTGCGAGAGCAACAGACCCTGAAACTGGCCCGGGTATATACTGACACGATCATGGTACAGGCCCCGGCCGTGGCGCCAGACTCCGTGGAACTACTGTTTAGCTTACGGCAAGGCAACGGTTTTTCTGACGGAGAGCGGCGGCATATTGGCGTCTATAAAAAAGGCGTGCTGGAACGGAAGGGCCAGTTCATAGCACTCCACAAAGACACCACTCTCACCCTCACCTTTGACCCCGCCAAAGGCCCGGTGCATTTCTACGCGCAAGGCAATCTGCTGCAGGTTATGCTAGACGAGATCTCTTACCTGCACCGCTATGAGTACTGGTGCAACGAGCAGGCCGCCTCTAAACTCAAAGGCCTGCTGTGGGAGAAACGCATACAAGCCCAACTGGGCAAACCCTTCGCGCATGACAAAATAGTACGTCGCCTGATCAGGCACCTGGAGAAAACCCAGCAGCAGGACGGCACCTGGAGCTGGTGGGAAACCGGCCCCGCCTACCTCTGGATCAGTCATCACGCCACTGAGGCTCTGGTCATGGCTCAAAAGGAGGGTTACCCTACTAATTTCAAGAAGCAGCCGCTGGTAGACTATCTCACCTTCCAGATGGAAAAGAAAGACGCCCCAAATAAAATGAGGGCCCTGGAGTTACTGCACCAATTGCAGGCCAAAGTTGATTTCCCGGCGTACGTAACCAACCTGGAGAAGCAACCCAAATTAACCCTGGAAGAACAGCTGCGGCTTACCCGGCTTAGGCAACAACTGAAGATGCCGGCCCCGCTGGACACCCTGCTGCATTACCGCCACACCACTATGCTGGGCGGCCTGTATTGGGGCCAGGAAAAGAGCAGCCTCTTTAATAGCCACATCTCCAACACGCTACTGGCCTATGACATCTTAAAAGCCACCGGTAACTACCCCCGCGACCTGCTCCAGATTCAGGCCTATCTGCTGAATGAGCGACGCACTGGTCACTGGCGAAACACCTATGAATCGGCTAGAATTCTGGAGACCCTGTTACCTGATTTGGTAAAAGAGAAAGGTAACGTGCCCGAAAACTCGCTGGTGCTAAGCGGTGCCTTGAACACCACGCTGCGACGCTTTCCGGCAGATACATCCTTTGTGCCCACCCAATCGCTCACGCTTAGGAAGCAGGGCAGCTTACCGTTGTACCTGACGGCTTACCAAAACGAGTGGATCGCCCAGCCTGCCCGAGTAGAAAAAGATTTCACGGTACGCACTTCCTTTGCCGGCACCCAAAATACCAAAGCCGTCCTGGCGGCAGGTAAACCCGTAGAACTGAAAGTGGAGGTAGAGGTAAAAGCCGATGCTTCTTACGTGATGATAGAAGTGCCCATTCCGGCTGGCTGCTCTTATGACACCAAATCCAGCTGGGGCCGCCATGAAGCCCACCGCGAATATTTCCGGCATAAGGTTGCCATCTTCTCCAACCACTTAGACAAAGGCACCTACACCTTCACCATCCAACTCCTACCCCGCTACAAAGGCACATACACCTTGAACCCCGCCAAGGCGGAATTGATGTATTTCCCCACGTTCTTCGGGCGGGAAGGGGTGAAAACGGTGGAGGTAAAATAGCAGAAGTGCGTTTTGAGGTGTTTTGGGAAAAATGGGCTGGAAACGGAATTGATCTGCAGGAGTTGTCATCCCACTACCCCCTTCAAAGGGGGATGGAATGCGTTCCTTCCTGTGTAAACACCCCCCTTCGCCCCCCTCAAGGGGGGAGTCTGCTTTGTAGTAAAAGGTAAAGCGTTTTGAGGCTGTTTTCCGGAAAACGTGCTCGAAACAACCATACCCATTTCACCGTGCTGTTCGGGATTTGTAATCCCGAATAAAGGAAAAGCGGATTTGCAATCCGCCGGGAACCAAGAACAAAATCGCTACCGCCGGGGATTGCAAATCCCCCCTTTCGGTACTTCCGGATTGCAAATCCGGAAGAGCTCAACTGTCATTCTCCAGTCTTTACCTCGAGCGCCTCGCTTGTGGCCTTGTAATTACTTTAGCTAAAAGCGAAAGGCAAAGCGGCCGCAAGGGCAGTGCGAGGGGGAAAGACGGGGCCCCGCGGCCGTGAGCGCTCGGAGGGAAGAGATGCAACAAGACAGCATAAGGACTCAGGCGACAGCTGCCACCACGCCAGCAGCAAGCGGAAAAAGAATACAACACTCAGGCGAAAGCAGGTACCACGCTAGCCAAAGGCGGAAAGAAAGCATGAATCCAGACAAAGCCCGCTAATCCCTCCCTTTCCTTTTCAAACCCCGTAAACAACTGACCCCGTTAGCGGTTTACCTGAACAAATACCTTTAAGCCATGAAAATAGGATACCCTTGCGTGAATGAGTCTATGGATTGCAGTACCTCTACTACGTTTAGACTGGCGTCTTACAGTGAGGCCCGGCTCATAGAAAACGTGGAGAAAAACCTGGCGTGCCTAAGAAGAATTCTGGAGTACAACCTGGAGCATGGGTTTCTGTTCTTCCGGATGAGTTCGGGGTTGGTGCCGTTTGCCAGCCATGACGTCTGCACCTACAACTGGCAGCAGCATTTCCAGATGACCTTCAAGCGTTTGGGCGATTTCATCAAGAAACATGATATGCGTATTTCCATGCACCCAGACCAGTTTGTGGTGCTCAACTCGCCAGACGAGCGCATTGTGCGCAACAGCATAGCGGAGTTGGTGTACCAGGGCAGCGTGATGGACCTGATGGGGCTGGACTCCACGGCCAAACTGCAGATTCATGCGGGCGGCGTGTACGGCGACAAACCCGCCGCGCTGAAGCGGTTCATCCATACCTATCACACCCTGCTTCCGGGAGAAGTAAAGGCCCGGTTAGTGGTGGAGAACGATGACCGCCTGTACAGCCTTCGGGACTGCCTGGAACTGCACGGTGAGACGGGCATCCCCATCCTGTTTGACAACTTCCACCATGAGTGCCTGAACAACGGCGAGCCCATGGCCGAGGCGCTGCAGCTGGCCGCCGGCACCTGGCACCCTGAATCAGACGGCGTGCTCATGATGGACTATAGCTCGCAGGCCCATGGCGAGCGCAAGGGAAAGCATACCACCACCATGGAGACTGATCTGTTCCGGGAATTCCTGACCCACCTGAACGGTCTGGACGTGGACATTATGCTGGAGATCAAAGACAAGGAGGCCAGTTGCCAGCGGGCGCGGCAGGTACTGGAAGAACTGTCGCTGGTGTAAGGCTGTTTTGGTCCTGTTTTCCTAAAATTGGCCTTAAAACGAAATATGCCGTACAACTAAGCGCTTTCACTTGGCAGCGAAGTTGGCTTTACGTGGGCTCCTGCCCCAGGCATTCATTTTACCATGGAAATTTTGAACCGTATCACTCAGTTTTGCACCCTGCTTTCAATGGCCGCTCTGCTTACCAATTGCCACTCTTCCTCAGATGCCAACCAGGAGCCACCGGCGGCGGTGATCACCAGAAAAGTGTCCTTGCCTACCATCCCTTCGGCCTCCGGCATTGAGAAGGTGAATGACCGGTACTATATCATCGGGGATGACTCGCCGTACCTGTTTTGCCTGAACGAGGCCTTTGAGGTCACCCAGAAAATATTACTCCTGGATTCTGACGCCGTGGTGAACGGCCGCATACCCAAACCGGTCAAGCCCGACCTGGAGGCCATGACCCAGGTAAACCTGGAAGGCGACCCGTATCTGCTCATCATGGGGTCGGGGTCCATGAGCACCCGCAACACTGCCTACCTGATACCCATCACCCCCAAGGGCGCGGGCAAGCCTAAAAGCGTTTCCCTGGTAGAACTCTACGGAAAGTTAAGCGCTGACAAAAACATCATCGGCCAGGCCACCCTTAACATTGAAGGCCTGGGGGCCGATGAAGAATACCTGTATCTGTTGCAGCGGTACGCCCCGGGGGGCCAGAACGTGCTCATCACCTACACCATTTCCTCCATAGAATCTTTTTTACTGGGGAAAGCGCCTGGCCCTAAACCTACCACGGTACAGGCCTGGGCCTTGCCCGATATTGCACGGATAAAAACCGGTTTCTCGGGCGTGGCCCCGGCGCTGGGCGGAAAACTCTTGTTCACGGCCTCCGCCGAGGAAACCCCTAACGCGGTGCTGGACGGCGAAGTCTACGGCAGCATGGTAGGCTGGCTGCTGGCGCACCCGCACCCTTCGGCTAAGCCCGCTACCCCAGAGGTGGTGGTACCCATCACGGAGAAAGGCGGCGGCGCCTATAAAAGCAAGATAGAATCCATCTGCATCACCAACCAACACAGACACAACCTCACCGCCGTGGCCGTGGCCGACAATGACGACGGTTTCTCAGAGCTGATTGTGCTGGAATTTAACTGGTAGCCGCATACGGTGACGGCAAAAAATAAGGCCTGCGGAGAAACTTCTCCGCAGGCCTTTCTGCTACTCATTGAGGGATAATTACTTCAGGCGCACGCGCATCTTTTTCCAGTACACGGTGGTGGGGGTTTTCACCTCTACCAGGTAAGTACCGGTTTTCAGTTGGCCTATGTTTACAGGAGGGGCCAGGGTATGGTCACCCGCCGGGATGGGTTTCGTGTACAGGACCTTTCCGGCGTAGTTGGTCAGTTCCAGCACCCCGTCTTCGGTCATGTCCTGCTGGAAGGAAAGCAGGAAAATATCCTTCTTCTTATCCTCCGGGAACAGGTCTATGCCAGAAAGGGTCTCGCGACGAACCGGAGCCACGGCATTTTTAGGGGCAGTAGTATTTTTAGTAGCTTGGCTAACCGCGGGGGTTTTGCCTAAGGCGATGGTATTCTTCTTTGCCGGTGACTGGGCCTGGACAGGCGCACCCGCCATGGCTAAAAACCCCGCCAACAACAAGGCACCAACTGCGTTCATGTTCATTTCCATACGCGATATCATTAGAGGTTGAATCTGGTCCGCTAGCGCGGCGAAATCTCTAATACATATACCGTTCCAAAAATGAAGCTTTCCAGAAAAAATTAGTCGGTTAAGATCTTTTTCGCCTCAGGCAGTACCCGCTGGGCCCATTGGCGGTGCATGAGGCCGGAGTAATGTAGCCCATCTGGGGCTAGCAAAGAAGGGTTTTGGGTAACCATTAAAGACAGGTCATAGATGTCTACCACCTTTATGCCGGCCGTGGTGGCCTCGGTTTTGATGACCTCATTAAACTTCTGGATCTGCGCCGAGATGTACGCCCGGTCATAGCCCGCCCCAAAAGGCGTGGCGCCCCAGTCTGGGATGGTGAGCACCACCACGTTCTTGGGGTCTTTCTGGGCCAGTTGCGTGCTCAGGGCCAGAAGCTCCTTGAACTGCGTCCTGAACTCCTCCAGGCTGCGCCCCTGGTACTGGTTGTTCACGCC
This Rufibacter radiotolerans DNA region includes the following protein-coding sequences:
- a CDS encoding GDSL-type esterase/lipase family protein, with the translated sequence MTTNQVLRPLFIFFFLLTGTVTFAQTETLEKTAKYDSTYRPAAYDLKVEQFKAFPNSTKDIIFLGNSLTANTDWTELLQLPSARNRGISGDITYGVLERLDEVIEGKPAKVFILIGINDISRNVPDALILKNYQKMVSRIKAGSPKTRIYLQTLLPVNNTFDKFKNHYNKDQHIAFVNKGLKELATKEKVTLIDLHPHFLDTDKRLKKELTHDGLHLTMAGYNKWAEVLTKGGYLK
- a CDS encoding DUF6929 family protein, which produces MNRITQFCTLLSMAALLTNCHSSSDANQEPPAAVITRKVSLPTIPSASGIEKVNDRYYIIGDDSPYLFCLNEAFEVTQKILLLDSDAVVNGRIPKPVKPDLEAMTQVNLEGDPYLLIMGSGSMSTRNTAYLIPITPKGAGKPKSVSLVELYGKLSADKNIIGQATLNIEGLGADEEYLYLLQRYAPGGQNVLITYTISSIESFLLGKAPGPKPTTVQAWALPDIARIKTGFSGVAPALGGKLLFTASAEETPNAVLDGEVYGSMVGWLLAHPHPSAKPATPEVVVPITEKGGGAYKSKIESICITNQHRHNLTAVAVADNDDGFSELIVLEFNW
- a CDS encoding carboxypeptidase-like regulatory domain-containing protein; translation: MNLRTRAAFGFLLLLTCCLFLALPTRAQQNLANSRTTSFYTYVYKITDEEARQLYGKGMHAARESFFHSKIDSFPTSLAYQKRLPQGHYLYAHSAGADLEYSLTTVTHSHLQLLKNHVDLAAVVYDTLGQPISTAQVKLNRKTVPFDAASQTYRLAQHKKGGLLSVTHQGFTFYVPLEGKKNKPPLWKMMVYGRPVSYLWQPFRDVYYSLKYHNPQGMVQDVFSLFDGSFIEEWEENRKPKGFLALNKPMYQPGDTVRYKAFILKKNGRPYQKPLVAEIWGESKAKRIGTLTPYRPGAYEGYFVLHDSLQLRLDRNIHLDLVREKKYDDQDIISTNFRYEDYELKENTFTLRLEQKEYYAGTTNKVIMRGADANGLTLTGARVELTVLTRQVKYTKEAVQFIPDTLWVHQQTLENSGETTIALPASIFPKARIEYEVVAAFLNSNNERTVQSAKGTYSFEAGYLQLTLKNDSVLAQYKEGEKSVPKAATLVTWDSQHEKLQTQPVQLPALLPLQANAREYELRADKMRVTLPLKNESANLQFYSERTGDSLFLTLQNPRRLPFWYFIYRNNQLVDRGQDTTALWNYHRKASHEDPYYASVQYLWAGQVESEEYNAPFRKKELDIQVNAPATVYPGQQTTLTLEVKDAKGKPAPDVDLTAYALTSKFKDASPPTVPSLGVYRSRKSKSSFKIKEPATHGAQLLQWQHWRKAMGLDSLAYYQLLYPEQGLFTNYAFPPDSLTQFAPFVVDSGRVVPVHVIYLNQVPVYFSGTDVVPPYSFPTDSGYHHLKLRTAKHLITVDSVYLKHGQKLILSIDQNKMPGLLKAAEKGRLTDLEQGYLSQYLLPVEQNFTQGLSYLSQGRVVQSLPNGEDRGPFYKTSRNDAILVGPFKPTSVQFHSYGNYTTSFTHEGNYLYRFEPGLLKMREKQTFPGKVGLPFLNTSYKLSRTTLAEISLTEERLQQQWETTQSEYWLSKTLERQEYGTKPGTGRLQWQLDSTFQISPRFVFLYKPNATNQQIKMYPGSVTQLPKLEPMAYHLVLVFPDHSQVSALVQVKSDGVLRLNFTKTQLKPSTSETRALENYLLKSAEALRQRSNPGAIQMPAPTPPAPEVYRGNSASFSNQVRGRVLDQFTGEPMPGVTVHLKGTSSAAVTDMEGTYTIDAPADAVLVFSFIGYVTQEVQVKGSNRIDVQLRTDARALDEVVVVGYGVQTRSSLSASVVTIHNQLNGRVAGVALTGSTNSIRIRGASSIQGNSQPLIIVDGVPFSGILSDLRADAIATTTTLKDAAATAIYGAAGANGVIIITTKKGKANAAQTLLASADTDASVSIRSYFSDYSFWQPRLTTDKQGKATFPVTFPGDVTSWKTHVLAMDGGKRSGTSSTEIRSFKAIMATLSGPRFLIEGDKTQIIGKAMNYLPDTATVQTRFAFNGQTLREQQTLKLARVYTDTIMVQAPAVAPDSVELLFSLRQGNGFSDGERRHIGVYKKGVLERKGQFIALHKDTTLTLTFDPAKGPVHFYAQGNLLQVMLDEISYLHRYEYWCNEQAASKLKGLLWEKRIQAQLGKPFAHDKIVRRLIRHLEKTQQQDGTWSWWETGPAYLWISHHATEALVMAQKEGYPTNFKKQPLVDYLTFQMEKKDAPNKMRALELLHQLQAKVDFPAYVTNLEKQPKLTLEEQLRLTRLRQQLKMPAPLDTLLHYRHTTMLGGLYWGQEKSSLFNSHISNTLLAYDILKATGNYPRDLLQIQAYLLNERRTGHWRNTYESARILETLLPDLVKEKGNVPENSLVLSGALNTTLRRFPADTSFVPTQSLTLRKQGSLPLYLTAYQNEWIAQPARVEKDFTVRTSFAGTQNTKAVLAAGKPVELKVEVEVKADASYVMIEVPIPAGCSYDTKSSWGRHEAHREYFRHKVAIFSNHLDKGTYTFTIQLLPRYKGTYTLNPAKAELMYFPTFFGREGVKTVEVK
- the sucD gene encoding succinate--CoA ligase subunit alpha — its product is MSVLVNKDSKVIVQGFTGSEGSFHAQQMIEYGTNVVGGVTPGKGGTTHLDRPVFNTVADAVKQTGANVSIIFVPPAFAADAIMEAADAGIAVIVCITEGIPVKDMVAAKNYLKSKNVTLIGPNCPGVITPGEAKVGIMPGFVFKPGRIGIVSKSGTLTYEAADQIVKAGLGISTAIGIGGDPIIGTPTKDAVQLLMEDPETDAIVMIGEIGGNYEAVASEYIRSTGNKKPVVGFIAGQTAPAGRRMGHAGAIIGGADDTAAAKMKIMRENGIFVVDSPAEIGDTMVKALKGELTNA
- a CDS encoding T9SS type A sorting domain-containing protein, with translation MEMNMNAVGALLLAGFLAMAGAPVQAQSPAKKNTIALGKTPAVSQATKNTTAPKNAVAPVRRETLSGIDLFPEDKKKDIFLLSFQQDMTEDGVLELTNYAGKVLYTKPIPAGDHTLAPPVNIGQLKTGTYLVEVKTPTTVYWKKMRVRLK
- the uvsE gene encoding UV DNA damage repair endonuclease UvsE — its product is MKIGYPCVNESMDCSTSTTFRLASYSEARLIENVEKNLACLRRILEYNLEHGFLFFRMSSGLVPFASHDVCTYNWQQHFQMTFKRLGDFIKKHDMRISMHPDQFVVLNSPDERIVRNSIAELVYQGSVMDLMGLDSTAKLQIHAGGVYGDKPAALKRFIHTYHTLLPGEVKARLVVENDDRLYSLRDCLELHGETGIPILFDNFHHECLNNGEPMAEALQLAAGTWHPESDGVLMMDYSSQAHGERKGKHTTTMETDLFREFLTHLNGLDVDIMLEIKDKEASCQRARQVLEELSLV
- a CDS encoding SGNH/GDSL hydrolase family protein, which gives rise to MRFLASVWLLLVSMVFLVACDSAGGDDADNLPAPQPPAGSGTVSTYLALGDSYTIGQSVPAQERWPLHLANLLSPEGIRVGEPRIIAQTGWTTANLLQQVKAQNLPGGYGLVSLMIGVNNQYQGRSLEEFRTQFKELLALSTQLAQKDPKNVVVLTIPDWGATPFGAGYDRAYISAQIQKFNEVIKTEATTAGIKVVDIYDLSLMVTQNPSLLAPDGLHYSGLMHRQWAQRVLPEAKKILTD